From Orcinus orca chromosome 3, mOrcOrc1.1, whole genome shotgun sequence, a single genomic window includes:
- the LOC117197053 gene encoding LOW QUALITY PROTEIN: eukaryotic translation initiation factor 2 subunit 3-like (The sequence of the model RefSeq protein was modified relative to this genomic sequence to represent the inferred CDS: inserted 1 base in 1 codon; deleted 1 base in 1 codon) encodes MVRQPPRRLPSSPDKMAGCEAGVTLGQPHLSRQDLNTLDVTKLTSLSHEVISRQATINIGTIGHVAHGQSTVVKAVSGVHTVRFKNELERNITIKLGYANAKIYKLDDPSFPWPECYRSCGSSTPDECPTDIPGTKGNFKLVRHVSFVDCPGHDILMAIMLNGAAVMEAALLLIAGNESCPQPQTFKYLAAIEIMKRKHILIIQNKIDLVKESQAKEQYEQILAFVQGTVAEGAPITPISAQLKYDIEVVCEYLVKKIPVPPRDFTSEPRLIVVRSFDVNKPGCEVDDLKRGVAGGSILKGVLKVGQEIEVRPGIVSKDSEGKLMCKPIFSEIVSHFAEHNDLQFAAPGGLXGVGTETGPTLRRADRMVGQVLGAVGALPEIFTELEISYFRLRRLLGARTEGDKKAAKVQKLPKNEVLMVNLGSLSTGGRVSAVTADLGKIVLTNPVCTEVGEKIAFSRRVEKHWCLIGWGQIRRGVTVKPTVGDD; translated from the exons ATGGTCAGGCAGCCACCCAGAcgccttccttcctctccagacAAGATGGCGGGGTGCGAGGCTGGTGTGACTTTAGGGCAGCCGCACCTTTCTCGGCAAGATCTCAACACTTTGGATGTTACCAAGTTGACGTCACTTTCACATGAAGTTATCAGCAGACAGGCCACAATCAATATAGGTACAATTGGTCATGTAGCTCATGGGCAATCTACGGTTGTAAAAGCTGTTTCTGGAGTTCACACTGTCAGGTTCAAAAATGAACTAGAAAGAAACATTACAATCAAACTTGGCTATGCTAATGCTAAGATTTATAAACTTGACGACCCAAGTTTTCCTTGGCCAGAATGTTATAGATCCTGTGGAAGTAGTACACCTGATGAGTGTCCTACAGATATTCCAGGGACCAAAGGGAACTTCAAATTAGTCAGACATGTTTCCTTTGTTGACTGTCCTGGCCACGATATTTTGATGGCTATTATGCTGAACGGTGCCGCAGTGATGGAAGCAGCTCTCCTGTTGATAGCTGGGAACGAGTCTTGTCCTCAGCCTCAGACTTTCAAATACCTGGCTGCTATAGAAATCATGAAACGGAAGCATATTTtgattatacaaaataaaattgatttggtAAAAGAAAGCCAGGCT AAAGAACAGTATGAACAGATCCTTGCATTTGTACAAGGTACAGTAGCAGAAGGAGCTCCTATTACTCCAATTTCTGCTCAGCTAAAATACGATATTGAAGTTGTCTGCGAGTACCTAGTAAAGAAAATTCCAGTACCCCCAAGAGACTTTACTTCAGAACCCCGACTTATTGTTGTTAGATCCTTTGATGTCAACAAACCTGGCTGTGAAGTTGATGACCTTAAGCGGGGTGTAGCTGGTGGTAGTATTCTAAAAGGAGTATTAAAGGTGGGCCAGGAGATAGAAGTCAGACCTGGTATTGTTTCCAAAGATAGTGAAGGAAAGCTCATGTGTAAACCCATCTTTTCCGAAATTGTATCGCATTTCGCAGAGCATAATGATCTTCAGTTTGCTGCTCCAGGAGGTC TTGGAGTGGGAACAGAAACTGGCCCCACTTTGCGCCGGGCTGACAGAATGGTGGGGCAGGTGCTTGGTGCAGTTGGAGCTTTACCTGAGATCTTCACAGAATTGGAAATTTCCTATTTCCGGCTTAGACGGCTTCTAGGTGCACGCACTGAAGGAGACAAGAAAGCAGCAAAAGTGCAAAAGCTGCCTAAGAATGAAGTGCTTATGGTGAACTTAGGATCCCTGTCGACAGGAGGAAGAGTTAGCGCGGTCACGGCTGATTTGGGCAAAATCGTTTTGACTAATCCTGTGTGCACAGAAGTAGGAGAAAAAATTGCCTTTAGCCGAagagttgagaaacactggtgtTTAATTGGTTGGGGTCAAATAAGAAGAGGAGTGACAGTCAAGCCAACAGTAGGTGATGACTGA